The following coding sequences are from one Rutidosis leptorrhynchoides isolate AG116_Rl617_1_P2 chromosome 11, CSIRO_AGI_Rlap_v1, whole genome shotgun sequence window:
- the LOC139877267 gene encoding glutaredoxin-C13-like: MEKIQALTSENGVVIFTKSTCCLCYAVTVLFQELRVNPVAYEIDQDPEGWEIEKALLKQGCSSPPVPAVFIGGKLVGSTNEVMSLHLSGSLIPLLKPYQSLS, translated from the coding sequence ATGGAGAAGATACAAGCATTGACATCGGAAAACGGAGTTGTGATTTTTACCAAGAGCACTTGTTGTTTGTGTTATGCTGTCACCGTTCTGTTCCAAGAACTTAGGGTCAACCCTGTAGCTTATGAAATTGACCAAGATCCCGAAGGATGGGAAATCGAAAAGGCTCTTCTTAAACAAGGGTGTAGTTCACCTCCTGTGCCAGCTGTATTTATAGGTGGCAAGCTTGTGGGGTCCACCAATGAGGTGATGTCACTCCACCTAAGCGGCTCCCTCATTCCACTTCTGAAACCGTATCAGTCACTGTCTTAA